A genome region from Dolichospermum compactum NIES-806 includes the following:
- the hetF gene encoding cell division protein HetF — protein MTQEFHLSATPVGQNDYLVRTEQVAPGVPVAEELVHWPVAEWLAAAGDLMDDPLQSVLQGNMVARNSVNLVALGQDLYNALFQGTLRDSWITAQGIAQNHQQVLRLRLGLKDTRLARLPWEIMHAGDRPLATGPYITFARYQSGIAPPSRLPTHHLPASPEARGIRVLMVISAPTDLVRLDLLKQEAINLKAELHRQTLKMADGNHHLPEIELTVLDQPGREELTQALEQGHYHILHYSGHSNLGGNGGQIYLVSKKTGLTETLNGNDLAGLLVNNNIQMAVFNSCLGAYRARSEAAEDSGERNLTESLVKRGIRSILAMSERIPDEVALTLTQLFYRNLGQGYALDLCVSRVRQGLISAYGSQQMYWALPILYLQREFDGCLTPQVNLSGYSELLNEYQPPKPTNSYNYATVASNLESVMAIDDIFNPNFGEETTEVDWLGEDTWGDIVDEIEYDDPSYNEDSAIVSDLFRQLGNPVAKAEEPSMKAELIEENHHYQSEMQVAPTKQNLDWGNVPTQITPTPVNFEQREVNPRLSPSPVTPKGNRFQRIKSPLLLYGLVGAGVITMIVGIGWWWYQRQAQKSSDVPPVPGENFTSNQYPSINLANSATGIVTATATAQLSQGNLRSGLDAVNELLNRGAFAAAETALNLIPVQDAEHPSVNFFRGRLAWQSVQTKNNKYSIDDARRYWARAVQNQPNSLLYNNSLGFAYYAENNLNYANDAWFKSLSLALKPQQNQGSGPMKYPQIAGEPEALTAYAGLALGLYKSAKNQPADKRQQYLQEAIKLRQMVIQNAPADFTIERLSQNWLWTEQAIADWQSLGQAK, from the coding sequence GTGACCCAGGAATTTCACCTTTCCGCAACGCCGGTGGGGCAAAATGACTATCTGGTGAGGACGGAACAAGTTGCGCCTGGGGTGCCGGTGGCAGAAGAACTGGTGCATTGGCCTGTGGCTGAGTGGTTGGCTGCGGCTGGGGATTTAATGGATGATCCTTTGCAGTCGGTGTTGCAGGGGAATATGGTAGCCAGAAACTCTGTTAACTTGGTGGCCTTGGGACAAGATTTGTATAATGCGTTATTTCAGGGAACGCTGCGGGATAGTTGGATTACTGCCCAAGGTATTGCCCAAAATCACCAACAGGTGCTGCGGCTAAGATTGGGACTGAAGGATACACGGTTGGCGCGGTTGCCGTGGGAAATTATGCACGCGGGCGATCGCCCTTTAGCTACTGGTCCTTATATTACCTTTGCCCGTTACCAAAGTGGGATTGCCCCACCATCGCGTTTACCAACTCATCATCTGCCCGCGTCGCCGGAAGCACGGGGGATCAGAGTGTTAATGGTCATTTCTGCGCCTACTGATTTAGTCCGGCTGGATTTACTCAAACAAGAAGCTATTAATCTCAAGGCAGAACTCCACCGCCAAACATTAAAAATGGCTGATGGTAATCATCATCTGCCAGAAATTGAGTTGACTGTTCTAGATCAACCGGGACGGGAAGAACTTACCCAAGCTTTAGAACAGGGACACTACCATATTCTCCACTATTCTGGTCATAGCAATTTGGGTGGCAATGGTGGACAAATTTATTTAGTGAGTAAAAAAACTGGTTTAACAGAAACTCTTAATGGCAATGATTTAGCTGGGCTGCTGGTAAATAATAATATTCAAATGGCAGTGTTTAACTCCTGTTTGGGGGCATATCGGGCGAGGTCTGAGGCAGCGGAAGACTCAGGAGAAAGGAATTTAACTGAAAGCTTGGTAAAACGAGGAATTAGAAGTATTTTGGCGATGTCAGAACGCATCCCTGATGAGGTGGCACTGACGCTGACACAGTTGTTTTACCGCAATTTGGGTCAGGGCTATGCTTTAGATTTATGTGTAAGTCGAGTCCGTCAAGGTTTAATTTCTGCCTATGGTTCTCAACAGATGTACTGGGCTTTGCCGATTTTGTATCTTCAGCGAGAATTTGATGGTTGTTTGACACCACAAGTTAATTTATCTGGCTATTCTGAGTTGCTGAACGAATATCAGCCGCCTAAGCCGACCAATAGTTATAATTATGCTACTGTAGCCAGTAATCTAGAAAGTGTGATGGCTATAGATGATATTTTTAATCCTAATTTTGGAGAGGAAACGACGGAGGTAGACTGGCTAGGGGAGGATACTTGGGGTGATATTGTGGATGAAATTGAATATGATGACCCTAGCTATAATGAGGACTCGGCAATAGTTTCTGATTTGTTTCGTCAGCTTGGCAATCCGGTGGCTAAAGCAGAAGAACCAAGTATGAAGGCGGAATTAATCGAGGAGAATCATCATTATCAGTCGGAAATGCAGGTTGCCCCCACGAAACAAAATTTAGATTGGGGAAATGTCCCGACTCAGATTACGCCAACTCCTGTGAATTTTGAGCAGCGTGAGGTCAATCCTCGGTTATCACCTTCACCTGTCACTCCCAAGGGTAATCGCTTTCAGCGAATAAAATCACCATTGTTATTGTATGGTTTGGTGGGGGCAGGTGTAATTACTATGATTGTGGGGATTGGTTGGTGGTGGTATCAACGACAAGCACAGAAGTCTTCTGATGTTCCGCCTGTTCCTGGAGAAAATTTTACGAGTAATCAGTATCCATCCATTAATTTAGCTAATTCGGCTACGGGAATTGTTACGGCTACGGCTACGGCACAGTTGAGTCAAGGTAATTTAAGGTCTGGGTTGGATGCTGTTAATGAATTACTGAATCGTGGGGCTTTTGCGGCTGCGGAAACGGCTTTAAATTTGATTCCTGTTCAGGATGCTGAACATCCATCTGTGAACTTTTTCCGGGGGCGTTTGGCTTGGCAGTCAGTCCAAACGAAAAATAATAAGTATAGTATTGATGATGCCCGTCGTTATTGGGCTAGGGCTGTACAAAATCAGCCAAATTCTCTTTTGTATAATAATTCTTTAGGATTTGCCTATTATGCGGAGAATAATCTCAATTATGCTAATGATGCTTGGTTTAAGTCTCTGAGTTTGGCTTTAAAACCTCAACAGAATCAAGGTTCAGGTCCGATGAAATATCCCCAAATAGCGGGAGAACCGGAGGCTTTGACGGCTTATGCTGGGTTAGCGTTGGGTTTATATAAATCGGCAAAGAATCAACCTGCTGATAAACGTCAGCAATATTTACAGGAAGCGATTAAACTGCGGCAGATGGTGATTCAAAATGCACCAGCAGACTTTACTATTGAGAGGTTATCACAAAATTGGCTATGGACGGAACAGGCGATCGCTGATTGGCAGAGTCTGGGACAGGCAAAGTGA
- a CDS encoding P-II family nitrogen regulator, giving the protein MKKVEAIIRPFKLDEVKIALVNAGIVGMTVSEVRGFGRQKGQTERYRGSEYTVEFLQKLKVEIVVEDAQVDMVVDKIIAAARTGEIGDGKIFISPVEQIVRIRTGEKNTEAV; this is encoded by the coding sequence ATGAAAAAAGTAGAAGCCATTATTCGTCCATTTAAGTTGGATGAAGTGAAAATAGCCTTGGTTAATGCGGGCATCGTCGGGATGACAGTTTCTGAAGTTCGGGGTTTCGGACGGCAAAAGGGTCAAACTGAACGCTATCGGGGTTCGGAATATACTGTGGAGTTTCTCCAAAAACTGAAAGTGGAAATTGTGGTTGAAGATGCCCAAGTTGATATGGTTGTTGATAAAATTATCGCCGCCGCCCGTACTGGTGAAATTGGTGATGGTAAAATTTTTATCTCCCCTGTTGAACAAATTGTGAGAATTAGAACAGGAGAAAAGAATACTGAAGCTGTGTAA